The Antarcticibacterium flavum genome contains the following window.
TAAGAAATACATTCACAAGTCCGTATTTTTCGAAAATCTCCCTGTAATTTTCTGAAAATACATCTACCGGAAGGTCGGGAATGATCAATCCATCTATTCCTGCTTCATTGCATTGTTTGCAAAACCTTTCCACACCATACTGAAGAATAGGGTTAAAATAACCCATGATCAACAATGGAATTGAAACAGTTTCTCTTATTCCTTTTAGCTGCTCAAAAAGTTTTTTAGTGGTCATTCCGGCTCTTAGGGCAGCTGTGGAGCTTTCCTGTATAGTAGGGCCATCTGCCAGGGGGTCGCTAAAAGGCAGGCCTATCTCTATCATATCTACCCCGCTTTTCTCCAGTTCCTGAATAATTGGAACGGTATCTTCAGGCTCCGGATACCCGGCAGTAAAATAGATGGACAGCAGCTTTTTATCTTCTTTTAATTTTTTATTTATTCGGTTCATTTGATTTGTCTTTTCTGGCTTCCCTTGTAATATCAGTTGAAGAGCCTTAATTTTTTATTATTGCCGCTGCTTTTAAAGACCAAAATACTCTATATATGAGCTAAGGTCTTTGTCTCCCCTTCCCGAGAGGTTGACCACCACCACATCCTGTTCCCTGAATTTTCTGTCCTCGAAAATAGCCAGGGCGTGGGAGGTTTCAATTGCAGGGATGATCCCTTCCAGTTTTGCCAGTGCAAGCCCGGCTTTCATAGCATCATCATCTGTTACCGAAATGAATTCTGCACGGCCGCTTTTAAATAGATTGGCGTGCATAGGCCCGATCCCGGGATAATCCAGCCCTGCAGAAATGGAATAAGGCTCAGTGATCTGCCCGTCCTCTGTTTGCATTAAAAGAGTTTTACTACCGTGTATTATTCCTTCTTTACCCAGGGCAGATGTTGCAGCGCTCTCCCCGGTAAGAATGCCTTTTCCGGCTGCTTCCACGGCAATGATGCCCACCTTGGGATTATCGAGATAGTGATAGTAGATTCCGGCCGCATTACTGCCGCCACCCACACAGGCAACAACATAGTCCGGATCCTCCCTGTGCTCCTTCTCCATCAATTGTTTCCTTACCTCTTCAGAGATCACACTTTGAAATCTTGCTACCATATCTGGATAGGGATGAGGTCCTACGACAGATCCTATGATGTAATGGGTATTGACGGGATTATTGATCCAGTCCCTAATGGCTTCATTGGTAGCATCTTTTAAAGTACGACTTCCGGAAAGTGCCGGTACCACTTTTGCTCCAAGCATTTTCATCCTGGCAACATTGGGAGCCTGCCTCTTAATATCTACCTCTCCCATGTATACGATACATTCCAGCCCCATAAGTGCACATACTGTTGCTGTAGCTACACCATGCTGTCCCGCACCGGTTTCAGCAATGATCCTGTTCTTTCCAAGCCGTTTGGCCATGAGGATCTGGCCAATGGTATTATTCACCTTGTGAGCCCCTGTATGACAAAGGTCCTCCCGCTTTAAATAAACTTTGGTGTTGTATTTTTTGCTGAATCTTTCAGCAAAATATAACGGGGTGGGCCTGCCTACATATTCTTTTAAAAGATCATTGAATTCCCTTTGAAAAGATTCTTCCCGCATCACCTCAAGGTATTTTGACCTCAATTCTTCAACATTGGGGTATAACATCTCAGGGATATAAGCACCACCAAAATCACCATAATATCCTTTTTCGTTTACCTGATAGGTAATTGTTTCACTAGTATTCGATTTCATTTTTTTATTTTTTACGTTGCAGGGGAGGAGATTTGATTCATAAAAATTTTTAAAGTTGCACTGTTTTTTCTTCCCGGCTCAGTTTCAAAACGGCTGTTGAGGTCTACAGCATATAAAAGATGGCCCAGGCTATTTTCTTCCAAATGCTTCTTAAATTCCTTAATTCTTGAAATTTCCTCAATTCCAATACCACCACTTAGAATGAAGGGAGTGGTAGAGGGGTAGTTTCTCAAATTTTCCCAGTTAAATGTTATACCATTCCCACCTTTATTCTTTCCTTTTGTGTCAAATAGAAAGTAATCCACAATTCCCTCATAATCATTAAGGAGTTGAAAATCTATATCTTCCTTTACAGAAAACACTTTTATTACTTCTACCCCGCTTGGTAATTTTGATTTTAATTGATTACAGAAACTTCCAGATTCCTCACCGTGTAATTGTAAAGCATCTAAATGATACTGCTTTACTTTTTCGACAATAAATTCTGTTGTGGCATTTACAAAAACCCCTGTTTTTTTTATTTCAGAGGAAATTTCAGGAATTTCTCCGGTGAAATTACGCGTCGATTTTTCATAGAAGATAAACCCCATATAATCCGGTTTCAGCTTTGCAACCTCCCGAATATTTTCAGCATACTTCATCCCACATACCTTGATCTTCATTAGACTTGATTTAGATCGTTAATGAATTCTTTAGCATAAAAGCCGGGATCATTGGTCCTCATAAAATTCTCTCCAATTAGAAATCCGCGGTAACCATATTGCTTTAGATCTTTTATGACCTCTACACCACCTATCCCACTTTCAGATACTTTCACAAATTCACCCGGGATGTGTTGGGAGAGTTCCTTGCTTATATCTGTGCTTACTTCAAATGTTTTTAGATTCCTGTTATTTACACCCAACATATCTACATTGGGTACCAGGGAGCATTCGAGCTCTTCCCTATCGTGCACTTCGAGGAGAACCTCCAGGCCAAGGCTTTTAGCCAGTCCGGCATACTCCTTTAATTCTTTCCCGGTGAGTATGGCCGCGATGAGCAAAATCACATCGGCTCCATAGGCTTTGGCCTCCACGATCTGGTATGGGTCGATAATGAATTCTTTCCGCAGCAATGGCATAGAAGTGGCTGCCCTTGCGAGAAGTAGATCATCCAGTGAGCCTCCAAAATATTTGGCATCGGTTAATACCGACATACCACAAGCGCCGGCCTGCTCGTAACCTGAAGCCACATCCTGCACATTGAGAGACTGGTTAATAACCTCTTTTGAAGGAGACCGTCTTTTATGCTCTGCAATGATCCCGGATGTACTGGCTTTAAGTGCAGAGGCCAAAGATGCCGTCTTCCTTTCAAATAAGGGATATTTCTCCAGGCTGGTTACAGGCATAAGTTGCTGTTTAAGCTGTACTTCCTTAAGCTTATCGGCTACTATTTTATCTAAAATGTTCATACATTAAATCTTAATTATGAGGAGTTCATTTTTTACTCAACCCTTGCAATATTCTTAAGCTTTGAAGCGCTTTGCCAGATCGCAGCACTTCCTGGGCTGTCTCAAAGCCTTCCCTGGGAGAGCAGGACGTGGCGGTGGCAATTGCCATTCCTGCATTGGCGCAAACCACATTATTTTGTGCCCTGGTTCCCTTGCCATTCAAAATATTTAGAAAAATTTCAGCTGAGTTCTCAACTGAATTTCCACCGCTAATTTCAGAGGCATTCAATTCTTCTACTCCAAAATCGGCCGCTTCCAAAATTCCTTCAGCATTATTAGAAATAGTTTTGGTAGGACCGGTAAGGGAGATCTCATCATATCCATCCAACCCATGTAAAATGGTGAATTTTTTGTTCGTGTTTTGATAAAGATAGCCATACATCCTGGCAAGTTCCAGGCTAAATACGCCCACCAGTTGTTTTTTGGGAGATGCAGGGTTGACCATAGGGCCCAGCATATTAAAAAAGGTCTTTACAGCCAGCGATTTTCTTATGGGAGCAACGTTTTTCATAGCAGGATTAAAGAGCGGTGCGTGTAAAATACATATTCCAGCTTTTTCTATACATCTTTCAAGGTGTGAAGGATCTGCACTAAATTTTATTCCCAGGTGCTCCATTACATTGGAACTTCCGCTCACTGAAGAAACACCATAATTCCCATGTTTCGCGACTTTGATGCCGGCACCTGCAGTTATGAAGGAAGCCAGTGTTGATATGTTAAAAGTGTCTTTACCATCTCCTCCTGTGCCACAAAGGTCAATTGGGTCATAGGCCTCCAGGTCAATGGAAATACACAGGTCCAGCAGGCCATCACGAAAGCCTTCCAATTCTTCTATAGTAATGCTTCGCATCATATAGACCGTTAAGAACGCGGCTATCTGGCTTTGGTTATATTCACCCCCGGCAATTTGGACGAGTGCCTCCCTGGCTTCCTCCCGGGAGATAGTTTCGTGATTTATGAGTCTGTTTAATAAGTGTTTCATTGGATGTCCTTTACAGGAGATTTTGATATTATTTAAGAAGGTTTTCTATCTTTTCTTTTTCTTCTGAAGGTTTGGAAGGTACCGGGGGAGTACCATTTACCCAGTTTTTGATCATCTTCTTCCCATCGGGTGTTAGTACAGATTCAGGATGAAACTGCACCCCTCTTACATCAAATTCCCTGTGTCTAAGCGACATTACCTGGCCTTGTTCGTCATAGGAGGTGGCCTCAAGACAGGAAGGCAAATTCCTTTCAACAACCCAGGAATGATATCTTCCCACTTCAAATTCCTTCTCAAGGCCATTATAAAGACCTTCATCTTCCACGCAAAGTTTTATTTTATGAGCAACACCGTGGAATACAGAATCCAGGTTCAGCAGCTTTCCACCAAAAACTTCTCCTATTGCCTGCTGTCCAAGGCATACCCCAAGGATGCTTTTAGTAGGGGCGTATTCTTTTACAATTTCATTTAATAGACCTGCTTCTGCAGGAATACCAGGCCCTGGGGATAGCAGGATCTTATCAAATTTGCCAACCTCCTCCAGGCTTATTTCATTGTTGCGTCTTACAGTCACCAGGCAATCTAATTCTTCAAGATAATGCACAAGATTGTATACAAACGAATCGTAATTATCGATGACCAGTACAGAAATAGGCTTTGCTGGCTTTTCTGTATGTAAATTTAATTCTGAAGTATTTTCCATTTTTTCAAATTCTTTCTAACGGGTGGTTTATATCTCTTCTGCAATTTCCAGCGCCTTTGCCAGGGCTCCAAGTTTATTATAGACTTCCTGTAATTCATCCTCTTCACGGGAGCCCGATACAATACCAGCTCCTGCCTGGTAATGTAAATGGTGGTTCTTGCTTACAAAAGACCTAATTATAATGGCGTGGTTAAAATTTCCCTCGAAATCCATAAATCCAATAGCCCCTCCATAGGCACTTCTATTCACATTTTCATATTTTTCTATGAGGGTCATTGCACTATGTTTAGGGGCTCCACTTAGTGTTCCTGCAGGGAAAGTTCCCGCCACTACCTCCATAGTTTCAACCTTATCCTTTATGTCACCTGTCACCTTACTTACCAGGTGGATCACGTGTGAAAAGAATTGTACCTCTCTGTATTTTTCTACTTTTACATTACTGCTGTGCCTGCTTAAGTCGTTTCTGGCGAGATCAACCAACATGACATGTTCAGAATTCTCTTTTTCATCTTTAGCGAGTTTCCTGGCCAGGTCGGCATCCTGCTCGTCATTGCCCGTTCGCTTAAAAGTTCCCGCAATTGGATGTATTTCTGCCTGCCCGTCCTTAACAACCAGTTGCGCTTCAGGTGAACTCCCGAAGATCTTGAAGTTGCCATAGTCAAAATAAAAGAGGTACGGGGAGGGGTTGACATTTCGTAGAGCGCGGTATACATTGAATTCATCACCCTTAAAAGCCTGGGAAAAACGTCTGGAAAGTACCAGCTGGAAAACATCTCCCCGCTGGCAGTGCTGTTTTCCAAGCTTGACATTCTGTTTGAACTCCTCATCGGTAAGATTGGACTTTGGTTCTTGTTGTCTTGAAAAGCTGTAGCTGGCAAAGTTTTTCACCTTCAGCAGCTGCTCAATTTCTTCAAGCTTATTCTCTGAATTATAATTGTGATCAAAAATGTATGCTTCATTTTTGAAATGATTTATAGCAATAATATTTTGGTATACAGCGTAATAAATATCGGGAATTTTTAGATCGCCTTCTTTCCTCTTTATTTCCACATTTTCAAAATAACGTACACCATCATAGGCTATATATCCAAAAAGGCCGTTGTTGATAAATTTAAATTTGGAATTCTCTGCCTGGAATTTTTTTGAGAATTGCTCTATTTTACCGGGAACATTTACTTCAGGATTAAGCTTCTCTGTATACTTTTTCCCATCGGGAAAGGTTTCTGTGACCTGGTCGTTCTCAATCTTTATAGAGGCGATTGGATTACAGCATATATAAGAGAAACTATTGTCGCTTGCATGATAATCACTACTTTCCAGTAAGAGGCTGTTAGGATATTTATCCCTAATTTTTAAATAGATACTTACAGGGGTAATAGTATCTGCCAGCAATTTTTTATAAGTTGTCTTTAATTTATACATAGCTTCCAAATAGTTAAAACAAAAAAGGCTTGTCGTGAGACAAGCCTTTTGTATATGAGATCATACTATAGCAGTGTTACTTCACGACGTGTTGACGTAAATTATTCCACCACCAGGTATGTACATTCTGAATTTTCATTAGGCCAAATATAAACAGGTTATTTGAACTGGCAAAAGTTTTTCTTGATCTGTAGCAGTAAATAATTAAATATGTTTTGGATCCCTCCATTTGAGGGGGTATATTTTCCCCTTTAAGGTGATATAAAGAAAAATTTGACAAAAGGTCTATGTATTTGGATATGAAAATAAGGAGTAGGGTGCTGGATCCATCAACAATAAAAATATAATCAACCAGGATGAAGGTTTGTAAGCTTTCTCTTATATTTACGTTTTATTTTTTATCACCAAACAAAATAAAATATCATGAAAAATCTTACGCAGGAACAATGGAAGGAAAGTCTGGAAAAAGATGATAATGCACAAATCCTTGATGTGAGGACAGAGGAAGAATATATTGAAGGATATATTCCCAATTCAAAAAATATTGATATATATAAAGGCCAGGGATTTATCGATGAGATAAATCAACTTGATAAGTCTAAGAATTATTATGTTTATTGCAGGTCTGGAGCGAGGAGTGCGCAGGCATGTGCTCTTATGAACCAGCAGGGTATTGAGAACGCCTATAATTTAATGGGTGGAATTACAGAGTGGGAAGGGGAAGTAAATCATCAATAATATGGGGTACAAACTATTACTACTGGCTATATTGGCTACCCTGGTATACTCCTGTAAAGACGCTTCTGCCAAAGAAATTGAAATAATCACTGCGGCAGAAATGCAAACTCATATGAAATATGATAATTTACAGGTAGTGGACTTGCAGCCGGAAGAAGATTATAAAAAATCTCACCTTTTGAACGCCCATAATATAATTTATAACAAGGATTTTCGCCATAACCTTGAAAATCTGGATAAGAAAAAGCCCGTTGCCATCTATTGCACCTCAGGCAAAGTAAGCCCCGAAGCGGCAAAAATTCTTAAAGAAGCCGGCTTTGAACATATCTACGTTCTGGATGGTGGGATTTCAAAATGGAAAGAAGAAATAGACAAGGTTGAATCTGTGCAATAAAGCAGAAGCAAGCCTATTCGAAGTGTTAAAATTAATTAACCCGCAACGTTGTTTGCGGGTTTTTTTTGCAATTAACAGGTCACTCATCTCATTTTTAACATTTCCCTTCCTTTTTTTCTGAAAGAGTTAATTTTTTTTTAAAAAGTTTAACATTCGATGACAGTGCGCAGCAGCCGTGAGTTTGAAAGCTATTTCCTACTTTTTTTGCCAATCAACATTGCGATGATTAAGAAGTTTAATTTGATTTACTGAACATTAAGTTTAGTTTTGGGATAACCATTAATCAATTATTAACCAAAACTTAATTATTTTATGAAGTTAAAATTAAACTTACGTTTATTTGCAACTGCAGTTGTTGCATCTGCCTTTTTATTCTCCTGTTCTCAGGAAGAACAGGCCCCTGTCGAAGAAGCCGTCTTTACAGAACTGGATTCCAATTTTGATTCCAAATTGATCGAAAACCAGTACATCGTTGTTTACCGCAGCGGTGCTGTTGAAGATTTTGGGGCAAAATATCCCGACAATTATTCCAAAGCACAGGAAGCTATGGCCACTCAAACAAAGATGATCCTTGCCGATGCTAAGATTAGTGATGCAGAGATCGTGAATGTTTACAGTAGAACTTTAAATGGTGCTACTTTGAAGTTAACAAAAGAACAAGTAGAGGTTCTTAGGAAGAAAAAAGAAGTTGCTTATGTTGAGCAGGACAGGATCGTAACCTTCGCTCCACCTTGTGGTACTCCAAATGGTGGCCCTTGTGATGAGCCAGATCCTACAGACCCTACAGATCCCGGTGATGGTGGAACTTCCAACCAGGATACTCCATATGGTATCACCCGTGTGAATGGAGTTTCCGGTTACGCCGGTAACGGTGTTGCCTGGATCGTGGACAGTGGTATTGATCTTGATCATCCAGACCTTAACGTTGATGCATCCCGTGCTTTTAATGCTTTTACTTCCGGAAGGGATGGAAAATCTGCCGATGATGGTAATGGACATGGTACACACGTGGCAGGTACAGTGGCTGCTTTAAACAATGACATAGGAGTGATAGGTGTTGCACCTGGAGCTACAGTTATTCCTGTAAAGGTTCTTGACAGCCGTGGAAGCGGGTCTTACTCCGGTGTTATTGCAGGAGTAGACTGGGTAGGAGCTAACGGGAAAGCAGGAGACGTTGCCAATATGAGTCTTGGTGGTCCAGTTTCCCAGGCCCTTGATGACGCAGTTGTAGCCGCTTCTAATAAAGGTATATGGTTTGCACTTGCAGCCGGAAATGAGAGCAATGACGCCAATAACAGTTCTCCTGCACGAGCAAACGGAGCTTATATCGTAACTATTTCAGCAATGGATGTTAATGATAACTGGGCTTCTTTCTCTAATTATGGTAACCCACCTGTAGATTATGCTGCACCTGGAGTAGCTGTTAAATCAACCTGGAAAGATGGTGGTTATAACACAATAAGCGGGACGTCAATGGCCTCACCTCACGCTGCCGGTGTTCTTCTTCTTGGAGCTGCCAGCACAGATGGTACAGTGAATAATGACCCAGATGGAAATGCAGATCCAATTATCGTACATTAAAAGTATATAATGCAGATGAATTTTTTAAAGGCTGCCCACGGGCGGCCTTTTCTTTTATCCTGAAAGCTGTGGCAGATTATACTTTTTTTCTTATCTCTGCGTTAAATGCTAAGAAAACGGGTGGGAATTATTTTTTAAAATAATATATTTACCCCCCAACATAAGAACTGAAACAACCCCACTTTATGAATAGACTTTTTATAATTGTACTCCTATGTCTTGGTAGTTTCCCATATACATCCCAGGCGCAGGAATTTAAATTCGGAGTAAAAGGAGGAGTTAATAAAACATTTGGAGGCCAGCTTACAGGAATTGCATCTACGGCACAATACACTGGCGATACCTTCAATGCTGAAGGGGAAATAGGTTTTCACGGAGGGCTCTGGACCCAACTGTCATTTGGAAGATTCTTTATTAGGCCAGAGGTGGTATACTCAAAACTGGAATCCAGGTTTGACTTCCCACGCAGGCCTGCGATCTATGCTGTCGATGAATTAAGTGTTCCTTTCCTTGTCGGTTTCAACATTTGGGGTCCTTTGGATGTCTATGCCGGGCCCGCTTATAAAAAGGTAATTGAATCCAGTCTTGAAGGCACCGAGCCGCCAGATCAAAGTATTGTTGTTCAAAATTTCCCTCTCTCTGCCCAGGCAGGGGTTAAAGTGGAATTTGGCAGCTTTGGCCTTGATGTGAGGTACGATCATTCCCTTGCTACTGCTGAAAATCAACAGGTAGACATTGTGAATAGTGTTTACGGGGTTAATCTTGCTAATTTTGAAGATGCAAGGCTTCACCAGGTCATAGTAAGCCTTACGATCAAATTGTGGGACAGCGCGAATAAAGATAAAAGAAGAAGAGGCGGCCGTGGCTGTTACTTCTAAAGAAAAATTATATCTCATAAAGAGCCGGCAATTCCGGCTCTTTTTTATTGCACCCTGTGGCATCTGTACTGCTAAAATTTTTCTTACACTATCGTTCCATTAAAATATGTGAAATTTTCCTAAAACCTTTATTTTTATAGTCAGGGGATATTTCAACCTCAACATGGGGGTGGTTTTGGATCTAAATAGTTTAGGAAAAATTGAGCTCTTCAAAAGAGGGTAAATAGCTATTTTCCAAACACTTATGTTTTAGTCCAGGTTCTATATTCTAGTAGCGGTCTAGCTCTTTCATCCCACAACGATAAGTCTTGTTGTGAAAATTTAATCTTTACGGTATTTATCGTTTAAGCCTTTCCCTTCCCTTATCAATGGGATTATTTTCTCCAATCTTGACTTTTTTGTCTCTGCCCTTTTTGCTTCAGATATATAAGATATATATTCTCTCTGCTTCCCCACAGGAAGGGAGGTAAAGAGACCTTCCAAATCTTGTTGGCTCCTAAAAATTTCCAGAAATTCCGGGATAATAATTAGCTTTTTAATAGTTGCCTTAGGTGGTATAATGCCCCTATCAAGAATTTCAACCATTTCCTGGATATAGGGACCTAAAAGTTTTAAATCTGGCTCACTTTGAGAATTAAACCTTATTTGTCTGAGAGTTTGGGTTTTTCCCTCCTGGGCATTGTGCAAAAGCTGAGTGTTCTCCTGCAATAAAGATCCCTGGAAAAACCAGAGGGCATAATGATTCTTAAATCCCGCCAGCCCAATAAGATTTTTTCCTTTGTAGGTATACACCGGGGCACCCCATTTGATGGTTTCCTTTAAAGGGAAAGTGTTTAATAGGTTCCTTAGCTTTTCAAGTTGGCTGCTCCACTCTGGATGAGCTTCCAAATATTCCTCAACGCTTGTTATTTTCGCCATAGTCCAGGTCTTTATATTTCTCTGCTGTGAGTTCTGCAATTTTCACAATAACCGCTACAGCCTTTTGCATACTTTCAACAGGTATATATTCATACCTGCCGTGAAAGTTATGGCCTCCTGCAAAAATATTGGGACAGGGTAAGCCCATGTAACTAAGCTGGGAGCCATCTGTGCCGCCTCTTATAGGTTTGATGATAGGTTCAACATCTACCTGCTTCATAGCCTCCTCAGCAATATCCACAATATGCATTAAAGGTTCTACCTTCTCCCTCATATTAAAGTATTGATTCTTAATCTCTATATTTATTATTTCATCCTCAAATTGTGAATTGATCTCTAACGCAAGTTTTTGAAGGACCTCCTTTCTTGCTTCAAAGTGATCTTTGTCATGGTCTCTAATTATATATTTGAGGGTTGTCCTTTCCACATTCCCCTTAATATCCGTAAGATGGAAAAACCCCTGTCTGTTCTCGGTGTGTTCCGGGGTTTCCAGCCTTGGAAGGGATGTTATGAAATCCTGGGCGATATACATGCTGTTCACCATTTTTCCTTTGGCGTATCCCGGATGTACGCTCTTGCCTTTTATGGTGATGGTAGCGCCTGCTGCATTAAAATTTTCAAATTCAAGTTCTCCCACCTGGCTGCCATCCATAGTATATGCCCATTGTGCTCCAAATTTGTCAACATTGAATTTATGGGCCCCTCTGCCTATTTCCTCATCTGGGGTAAAACCTACCCGTATTTCTCCATGAGGTATATGAGGATTGTTGATCAAATATTCCATAGCCGATACGATCTCGGTTATGCCGGCCTTATCATCGGCTCCCAGTAAAGTGGTGCCATCTGTGGTGATAAGGGTTTGTCCTTTATATTGATGAAGGTCCTCAAAATAATTTGGGGAGAGAATAATATTTTGTTCCCGGTTAAGAATTATATCCTTTCCATCATAATCTTCAATGATCTGCGGATTTACATTTTCTCCTGAAAAATCCGGGGAGGTATCAAAGTGGCTTATAAATCCTATAACCGGTACATTATGAGCTATATTGGCGGGTAAGGTGGCCATGATGTAAGCATTTTCATCTATTTCTA
Protein-coding sequences here:
- the pepT gene encoding peptidase T; the encoded protein is MIGKKQLIDRFTQYVKIDTQSDPDSRDTPSTKKQWDLANKLAEELREIGMQEVEIDENAYIMATLPANIAHNVPVIGFISHFDTSPDFSGENVNPQIIEDYDGKDIILNREQNIILSPNYFEDLHQYKGQTLITTDGTTLLGADDKAGITEIVSAMEYLINNPHIPHGEIRVGFTPDEEIGRGAHKFNVDKFGAQWAYTMDGSQVGELEFENFNAAGATITIKGKSVHPGYAKGKMVNSMYIAQDFITSLPRLETPEHTENRQGFFHLTDIKGNVERTTLKYIIRDHDKDHFEARKEVLQKLALEINSQFEDEIINIEIKNQYFNMREKVEPLMHIVDIAEEAMKQVDVEPIIKPIRGGTDGSQLSYMGLPCPNIFAGGHNFHGRYEYIPVESMQKAVAVIVKIAELTAEKYKDLDYGENNKR